A portion of the Lolium rigidum isolate FL_2022 chromosome 1, APGP_CSIRO_Lrig_0.1, whole genome shotgun sequence genome contains these proteins:
- the LOC124684766 gene encoding RING-H2 finger protein ATL39-like — MPLKLALIVAAPVGITCAILYLAGVPWRINIRIATFLLVFLFVAGLCERARARARLRRLQHEQDPESDQSMAALPREPAVGLGRTEIAGLPVYKYEKLERGGGEGDQCAVCLAEIRPKEVVKQLPACTHLFYEGCIDVWLWSHRTCPVCRCPVEVSAVPAVEVAARAL; from the coding sequence ATGCCGCTCAAGCTCGCGCTCATCGTCGCTGCTCCGGTGGGAATAACCTGTGCCATACTGTACCTGGCAGGTGTCCCCTGGAGAATCAACATCCGCATCGCCACCTTCCTGctcgtcttcctcttcgtcgccggGCTGTGCGAGCGCGCGCGCGCTCGCGCCAGGTTGCGACGCCTGCAGCATGAGCAAGATCCGGAGAGTGACCAGTCCATGGCGGCGCTTCCACGGGAACCGGCCGTCGGGCTAGGACGGACTGAGATCGCCGGTCTGCCGGTGTACAAGTACGAGAAGCtggagcgcggcggcggagagggcgaccagtgcgccgtgtgcctcgccgagaTTAGGCCAAAGGAGGTGGTGAAGCAGCTGCCGGCGTGCACGCACCTGTTCTACGAAGGGTGCATCGACGTGTGGCTGTGGTCGCACCGGACGTGTCCGGTGTGCCGGTGTCCGGTGGAGGTCTCTGCCGTGCCGGCTGTGGAAGTTGCCGCCCGTGCTTTGTAA
- the LOC124683737 gene encoding E3 ubiquitin-protein ligase Os06g0535400-like — MDFPWLDLPFTFLTLLLATRLAYDYYGYVAATIAGSFSLQIFLFYCFARWYSQTMRPRTDLLPSTSRRHDDGGSGATPVLTPLLETTAGAGTGAGAAAASGTLLANRCLAFVFMVFVPLIIVIFEKSQADVVAYGLCLANIVVMVVWLSPDSAATLAATKSFLTLSDDEEDDGSAGAEDKCCVCLAGMREEHDLRDLTRCGHQFHDKCIGKWLKSGHPTCPVCRALVVPPQQATHADPHHDSISPV, encoded by the coding sequence aTGGATTTCCCGTGGCTGGACCTGCCCTTCACCTTCCTCACTCTGCTCCTCGCCACCCGCCTCGCCTACGACTACTACGGCTacgtcgccgccaccatcgccggcAGCTTCTCCCTCCAGATCTTCCTCTTCTACTGCTTCGCGCGCTGGTACAGCCAGACCATGCGCCCCCGCACCGACCTGCTCCCGTCCACGTCGCGGCGGCATGacgacggcggcagcggcgccaCGCCTGTCCTGACGCCGCTCCTGGAGACGACGGCTGGAGCTGGAACCGGAGCCGGCGCCGCAGCGGCCTCCGGGACCTTGCTGGCCAACCGGTGCCTGGCCTTCGTGTTCATGGTCTTCGTccccctcatcatcgtcatcttcgAGAAGAGCCAGGCGGACGTCGTGGCCTACGGGCTCTGCCTCGCCAACATCGTCGTCATGGTCGTCTGGCTCTCGCCCGACTCGGCGGCCACGTTGGCGGCCACCAAATCGTTTCTGACACTcagcgatgacgaggaggacgacggaaGCGCCGGCGCCGAGGACAAGTGCTGCGTCTGCCTCGCCGGCATGCGGGAGGAGCATGACCTCCGGGACCTCACGCGGTGCGGCCACCAGTTCCACGACAAGTGCATCGGCAAGTGGCTCAAGTCCGGCCACCCGACGTGCCCTGTTTGCCGGGCGTTGGTCGTGCCGCCACAGCAGGCCACACACGCTGACCCCCACCATGACTCCATTAGCCCTGTCTAG
- the LOC124659081 gene encoding F-box/FBD/LRR-repeat protein At1g78750-like has translation MAAAADNRRTVRARVPRAPERIGALPDDVLRRIMSQLSSREAVHTCFLARRWRNLWREVPIINATFEDFEDSAAAHDRTEREAMFKKFVTRFLLLRSRVGLDEFRLDYSLAGGTEDLSAGSADANLWIFHALRWNALAVKVLSREHQLELDPAVFTSSFLRRLHISSARLVPGFFDQLQHGCPALEYLFLSDCLVMDHEIFSNTVKVLILAEEVMFSCDHDDPVSISAASAISVSIECDLSVARLPTLKNMASLETASVLLSGHVKACDADDIRQFLGGLSHVATLDFRYKDAKLTMEKNIRWCPTFRNLINLTVDTSCVHADFFALIVFLQNSPCLKNLTLKLDQACVYVISGELEDRSFTCEQLEIVEIICSETNELLPRVTQFLRASGIGADQMRITHKN, from the exons atggcggcggcggcggacaacCGGAGAACGGTTCGCGCTCGCGTCCCACGCGCGCCGGAGAGGATCGGCGCCCTCCCCGACGACGTCCTCCGCCGCATCATGTCCCAGCTGAGCTCACGCGAGGCCGTGCACACATGCTTCCTGGCGCGGCGCTGGCGCAACCTCTGGCGGGAGGTGCCCATCATCAACGCGACTTTCGAGGACTTCGAAGACAGCGCCGCTGCCCATGACAGAACCGAGCGTGAGGCGATGTTCAAGAAGTTCGTCACCCGTTTCCTGCTGCTACGCAGCCGCGTTGGGCTGGACGAGTTCCGGCTGGACTACAGCCTGGCGGGTGGCACCGAGGACCTCAGCGCTGGCTCCGCCGACGCCAACCTGTGGATCTTCCATGCGTTACGGTGGAATGCTCTGGCCGTCAAGGTTCTCAGCCGGGAACATCAACTGGAGCTCGACCCTGCGGTATTCACTTCGAGCTTCTTGAGGAGGCTGCATATTTCCAGTGCTAGATTGGTCCCAGGTTTCTTTGATCAGCTCCAACATGGCTGCCCGGCACTGGAATATCTGTTCCTATCCGATTGCCTCGTGATGGACCATGAGATTTTCTCCAACACGGTGAAGGTTCTCATCCTCGCTGAGGAAGTTATGTTCTCATGTGATCACGATGACCCAGTTTCTATCTCTGCTGCAAGTGCCATTTCTGTCTCCATCGAGTGTGATCTTTCGGTGGCCAGGCTACCTACACTGAAGAACATGGCATCCCTAGAGACTGCATCAGTATTGCTTTCGGGACATGTCAAAGCTTGTGATGCTGATGATATCAGGCAGTTTCTGGGTGGCCTGTCTCATGTTGCTACTTTGGACTTCCGTTATAAGGATGCAAAG CTGACCATGGAAAAGAATATCCGATGGTGTCCGACATTCAGAAATCTTATAAACCTGACCGTTGATACATCGTGTGTCCATGCGGACTTCTTTGCACTGATAGTCTTCCTTCAGAACTCACCCTGTCTGAAGAATCTCACTCTCAAACTAGACCAG GCGTGTGTGTATGTGATCTCTGGTGAGCTGGAAGACAGATCATTTACATGTGAGCAGCTTGAGATTGTTGAAATCATATGTTCAGAGACAAATGAGCTGCTACCCAGGGTGACTCAGTTTTTGCGTGCTAGTGGCATCGGGGCCGATCAGATGCGCATCACTCACAAGAACTAA